The Psychrobacter arenosus region CGACGCTATTGGCTCGCGTCCCAAAGCTCGTGCCAGAAAATTGATCGGCATAACTGCTAGCAGCCTGAGCACCTGATACTGTACTAGCCACTAACAACAAGCTTAATGCGCGACTTAATACAGTCACAGCAGGACGTGGGGGTAAATTCATGGGTCTAGTTCCTTAACTAATTCTAGCGACAGTGCTTTTATTAATGGTTCTCTAGAGAGCTACTAATAATGGTTAACTGCGATGGTCTTTAACCACGGCTATGATCAAGCGCAAAAAGCCATATAGCACTAGCAATAAGGCCAATGAAGTCCAAATAATATACATATGCCGCGGATAGGTAGCTTCTTCTGCTTCATAAGGGGTAGAGATAACGATTAGGTTTTTCATCTTGCGGAAGGCTTCTAAGCGCGCTTTTTCCAAAGATCCTAACGATAGTTTATAAAGCTCAGTTGCAAACTCTACATCCCCTTTAATACTTTCAAACTGTACAGTCTGTTTATTTAACTTAGTATTATTAGGTGAGGTCAGTTTGGCTTGCTCTTGTTCAATCTGTTGTTCTACGGCCGTAATTTGGCTGCGTAAAGACACCACTTGCGGGGCATCTGGGTTTAAATAACTGAGCAATTGGCGTTCTTCCGTCCGCAGTGAGGACAGTTGGGCTTGCAAATTACCTACTAACTGATTGACTAAGATAGCATTGGCTTGCGGATCAAAGATTTCATTCTTATTCTGATAACTTAGCAATTGCTCTTTAGAGTCATTGAGCCTATCTTCCGCTTCTTTGAGCTGGGTTTCTGCAAAAGACAATTGATCTCGCGCTACTTGCTGTGAAATCTGGTTCACAAATTTTTCTGATTCACTCAAAATAGCTTGGTTCAGCTGCAGAGCGTATTCCGGAGAAAAGGCTTCGGTAGTCACATTTAAGATATGGCTTTGTTCATCTAAATTAATATGAACCCGCGCTTTAAAATACTCTAATAACTCTTC contains the following coding sequences:
- a CDS encoding capsule biosynthesis protein, encoding MSTKRKNKIINFSLLIGIVIIPWVLIIFYVMTLAHPRYISTADVVVKQVSDASIPTGGGLSALLGVNNTSVEDATYLTEYILSNDMVKRLDQRFKFREAYYVDGSDPIYEIAPDATQEELLEYFKARVHINLDEQSHILNVTTEAFSPEYALQLNQAILSESEKFVNQISQQVARDQLSFAETQLKEAEDRLNDSKEQLLSYQNKNEIFDPQANAILVNQLVGNLQAQLSSLRTEERQLLSYLNPDAPQVVSLRSQITAVEQQIEQEQAKLTSPNNTKLNKQTVQFESIKGDVEFATELYKLSLGSLEKARLEAFRKMKNLIVISTPYEAEEATYPRHMYIIWTSLALLLVLYGFLRLIIAVVKDHRS